In the genome of Nonlabens sp. MB-3u-79, one region contains:
- a CDS encoding T9SS type B sorting domain-containing protein encodes MKKLFLLSFIFIPIIAFAQLEAAWWFFGTNASVDFNTGAPLAAPAGSLDTDEGCSSISDSCGVLQMYSDGTTIWNRNGLPMPNGTGLSGNSSSAQSAIIIPDLGSTSRYFVVTIGGFQGLRYSIVDMTLNAGLGDVLPGRRDILIQQNTQEKVTAALSDNGNFYWIVTFENGVYSSYPAAGGIILPSRGVNSTVAGTNGLTDARGYIRLSPNASKISNTSIGNAGTAWLADFNNITGVVSNPVALTTPGTRDRFYGTEFSPNSQLVYLNANSNDTGNGCGATNTREILQYNINSGGGWNSSPVALAATGANSGRGALQLGIDGKIYHARVCQNWLGVIRSPDIVGAGAAYTDDGVALNNNSREGLPPFITSFFEPSFSSFVAGSASGGSINQVNFCDQTPVQFEASTADFCVTSTVTWDFGDGSPSSTLQDPIHTFPGPGVYTVTLVVRNGGFRFTATSDITIYPNPIYNIVADVFLCDSDGDGIESRDLDLVETPQVLNMQTNPSYLVAYFLTQNQADNNVGAITLPYDFPLGTTTVYTRITNNLNAISRLCFDTGSFDVIVASGAGATRPMDLNNCDNDNDGFSTFDLTSTETEVLNGLPASAFTVSYHNTAAEAGTGMNPIPNPATYTNGTVTTERVFIRLEDNSPSGCTSTTEVDLFVWDTPIANPVMDSSVCDAGNDSSEIILLTDFDSEVLAAQTNPDYVTTYHLNQADADAGANDQVSPFDLTATTTFFVRIDNLNNEPCFDTISFIVTLDTQPVANPVATYRLCDDPSNNNSEVFDLVSRNPEILLTQNPGDFNIEYFTSQADADLGSIGGATPVSNLYSSAGQIMYVRIENNTNTDCFDTTSFDIIVDDIPLATAPADLIICDDVSNDGTEDIALSQFDASILNGQTTPTFVVSYHLNQADADADTPGLMSPFTITTGTTTIIARIDNSDNPTCFDTTPINIILNEQAIANNVAEYRICDDASNDGLEDFDLSTQDNQVLGTQNAANFSIEYFTSQADADLGSVGGATPLPTSYNSGSTTVFVRIQTNANTSCYDTAVFDLFVDPLPLAGTPADIIVCDDPSNDGTEDVNLSQFDNAILNGQTNPSFNVTYHASQADADANANPLSSPYAVSSTTPSLFARIDNADNDSCYTTSTFRFVISPTPTANPVVDMITCDDPGNDGSEVFDLSMANSQVLNGQNSSDFNISFHPSQNDADMNTGALATSYASNTTTPETIFVRIEAISNPVCFDTTSFTLTVSEQPTAGTGTDVVGCDDISNDGFEEFDFSTQDAAIYNGQNTTDFNVTYHSSLTDANNDINALSFPYTNTSRSQTIYARIENAANQDCYDLSTFRIEVFARPLIADQGPYTICAGVAETIDAGPGFSSYLWSTGETTQTIDVASGGDYTVTVTNSDGCDSMATVTVVASDVAIIERIDVGQFEVNTNTLTAIVTGSGDYEFSLDDFVYQDSQRFNNLYPGFYTIYVRDKNGCGTVSMDAVIIGGPPYFTPNQDGYHDTWQVIAIETIPDASIYIFDRHGKLLKQVSATGQGWDGTYNGAPMPSSDYWYLVELADGRSFKGHFALKR; translated from the coding sequence ATGAAAAAACTATTCCTTCTAAGTTTTATATTTATTCCCATAATAGCCTTTGCCCAGCTAGAAGCCGCTTGGTGGTTTTTCGGGACTAATGCCAGCGTAGATTTTAATACTGGCGCTCCTTTAGCTGCCCCTGCTGGTAGCTTAGATACAGATGAAGGTTGTAGTTCTATATCAGACTCTTGTGGAGTCCTACAAATGTATTCTGATGGAACCACGATTTGGAATCGAAATGGCTTGCCTATGCCTAATGGTACCGGGCTCTCCGGAAATTCATCTAGTGCTCAATCTGCTATTATTATTCCAGATTTAGGTAGTACCAGTAGGTATTTTGTAGTCACAATTGGTGGATTTCAAGGTCTGAGATACAGTATTGTTGATATGACTTTAAACGCAGGGCTTGGTGATGTTTTACCAGGCCGACGAGACATCCTTATACAACAAAACACTCAAGAAAAAGTGACCGCAGCCTTGAGTGATAACGGTAATTTTTATTGGATTGTAACTTTTGAAAATGGGGTATACAGTTCCTATCCCGCTGCTGGTGGTATCATACTTCCATCCAGAGGTGTCAATTCAACTGTTGCAGGAACAAATGGATTAACTGATGCAAGAGGTTATATTCGATTGTCACCAAATGCAAGTAAAATATCAAACACCTCTATTGGTAATGCCGGAACCGCATGGCTGGCTGATTTTAACAATATAACTGGTGTCGTTAGCAATCCTGTCGCGTTAACCACACCTGGTACTCGTGATCGATTTTATGGTACGGAGTTCTCTCCAAACTCGCAATTGGTTTATTTAAATGCCAATTCAAATGATACTGGAAATGGTTGTGGAGCAACAAACACCAGAGAGATACTACAATACAACATCAATAGTGGTGGTGGATGGAACTCTTCGCCTGTTGCGCTTGCCGCAACTGGAGCAAATAGTGGTCGTGGTGCCTTGCAATTAGGGATTGACGGTAAAATTTACCACGCTCGAGTATGTCAAAACTGGCTAGGAGTGATAAGAAGTCCTGACATAGTCGGTGCTGGAGCTGCTTATACCGATGATGGAGTTGCCCTGAACAATAATTCTCGAGAGGGATTACCGCCGTTTATCACTTCGTTTTTTGAACCTTCATTTAGTTCATTTGTTGCTGGAAGTGCTAGTGGTGGATCCATCAACCAAGTGAACTTTTGTGATCAAACTCCTGTGCAATTTGAAGCCTCTACTGCAGATTTCTGTGTTACTTCAACAGTGACTTGGGATTTTGGTGATGGTAGTCCATCTAGTACATTACAGGATCCAATTCATACCTTTCCTGGCCCTGGAGTTTATACCGTTACCTTAGTTGTACGTAATGGTGGTTTTAGATTTACAGCAACCTCAGATATTACCATTTACCCCAACCCTATTTACAATATAGTGGCTGATGTTTTTCTATGTGATAGCGATGGAGATGGAATAGAAAGTAGAGATCTTGACCTAGTAGAAACTCCTCAAGTACTCAACATGCAAACCAACCCTAGCTATTTAGTTGCTTATTTCTTAACTCAGAATCAAGCAGACAATAACGTAGGTGCTATTACTTTACCTTATGATTTTCCTTTAGGTACTACAACCGTATACACAAGGATTACGAATAATTTAAATGCTATTTCTAGATTGTGTTTTGATACCGGGTCCTTTGATGTAATAGTTGCCAGTGGTGCTGGAGCCACGAGACCTATGGACTTAAATAATTGTGACAATGACAATGATGGTTTCTCTACTTTTGATTTAACATCTACAGAAACAGAGGTTCTTAATGGACTACCTGCCAGTGCCTTTACTGTTTCTTATCACAATACTGCCGCTGAAGCAGGAACTGGAATGAATCCTATCCCTAATCCAGCAACTTACACTAACGGTACGGTAACTACCGAAAGAGTTTTTATTAGACTTGAAGATAATAGTCCTAGTGGTTGTACTTCCACTACTGAGGTAGATTTATTTGTTTGGGATACTCCCATTGCAAATCCAGTAATGGATAGCTCTGTATGTGATGCAGGAAATGACAGCTCTGAAATCATCCTTCTAACTGACTTTGATAGCGAGGTCCTTGCGGCTCAAACAAATCCTGATTATGTAACTACCTATCACTTAAATCAAGCAGATGCAGATGCTGGTGCAAATGATCAAGTGTCCCCATTTGACCTTACTGCAACAACAACTTTCTTTGTTCGTATTGATAACCTCAATAACGAGCCTTGTTTTGATACCATTTCATTTATAGTGACCTTAGATACACAACCAGTAGCTAACCCAGTGGCGACCTACAGGTTATGTGATGATCCATCTAACAATAATTCTGAAGTCTTTGATCTGGTTTCTAGAAATCCAGAAATTCTTCTCACTCAAAATCCAGGAGATTTTAATATCGAATACTTTACCTCTCAAGCAGATGCAGATTTAGGATCTATAGGTGGAGCGACTCCTGTGAGCAACCTTTACAGTAGTGCTGGTCAAATCATGTATGTGCGTATAGAAAACAATACTAATACCGACTGCTTTGATACTACATCATTTGATATCATTGTAGATGATATCCCACTAGCAACAGCTCCAGCAGATTTAATTATTTGTGATGATGTTAGTAATGACGGGACCGAAGATATTGCGCTGTCACAATTTGATGCTAGCATTTTAAATGGGCAAACGACTCCTACTTTTGTAGTATCCTATCATTTAAATCAAGCAGATGCAGATGCTGATACTCCTGGACTTATGAGTCCATTTACCATTACCACTGGTACAACAACCATCATTGCAAGAATAGATAATAGTGATAATCCAACTTGTTTTGATACCACACCTATCAATATCATTCTCAACGAGCAAGCAATAGCTAATAACGTTGCCGAATACCGTATTTGTGATGATGCCAGTAACGACGGGCTAGAAGATTTTGACCTGAGTACTCAAGACAATCAAGTTTTAGGAACTCAAAACGCAGCTAACTTTAGCATTGAATACTTTACTTCACAAGCAGATGCTGATTTAGGATCTGTAGGTGGAGCAACGCCATTACCTACTAGTTACAATAGTGGTTCTACAACAGTTTTTGTAAGAATTCAAACCAATGCCAATACCAGCTGTTACGACACTGCTGTATTTGATCTGTTTGTAGATCCATTACCACTTGCAGGAACTCCAGCAGATATTATTGTGTGTGATGATCCGTCTAACGATGGAACAGAAGACGTGAACTTATCTCAGTTTGATAATGCGATCCTCAATGGACAGACCAATCCTAGTTTTAATGTGACCTATCACGCCTCTCAAGCAGATGCTGATGCTAATGCAAATCCATTGTCCAGCCCTTATGCAGTGAGCAGTACCACACCTAGTTTATTTGCCAGAATCGATAACGCTGATAATGATAGCTGTTACACGACCTCTACTTTTAGATTTGTGATCAGTCCTACTCCAACGGCAAATCCAGTTGTGGATATGATTACTTGTGATGATCCTGGAAATGACGGTTCTGAGGTATTTGATTTAAGCATGGCCAATAGCCAAGTATTAAATGGACAAAACTCCAGTGATTTCAATATCAGCTTTCACCCATCACAAAATGATGCCGACATGAATACTGGTGCGTTAGCTACTTCTTATGCTAGTAACACGACGACTCCAGAAACTATCTTTGTAAGAATAGAAGCGATCTCAAATCCGGTTTGTTTTGATACGACCAGTTTTACCTTAACCGTAAGTGAACAGCCTACGGCAGGAACTGGAACTGACGTGGTAGGTTGTGATGACATCAGCAACGATGGTTTTGAAGAATTTGATTTCAGCACACAAGATGCTGCGATCTATAACGGTCAAAACACTACAGACTTCAATGTGACTTATCACAGCAGTCTAACAGATGCTAACAATGATATCAATGCCTTGAGTTTTCCTTATACCAATACTTCTAGATCACAAACGATCTACGCAAGAATAGAGAATGCTGCTAATCAAGATTGTTATGACCTATCTACTTTTAGAATAGAAGTATTTGCACGACCTCTTATTGCTGACCAAGGACCTTATACTATTTGTGCAGGCGTTGCTGAAACTATTGACGCAGGTCCAGGATTCTCTAGCTACCTGTGGTCTACTGGAGAAACGACACAGACTATTGATGTTGCCTCTGGTGGCGATTATACGGTAACGGTAACCAACAGCGATGGTTGTGATAGTATGGCAACAGTAACTGTTGTAGCCTCTGATGTAGCCATAATTGAACGCATCGATGTAGGACAGTTTGAAGTAAACACCAACACACTGACAGCAATTGTCACTGGAAGTGGTGATTACGAATTCTCATTAGATGACTTTGTGTATCAAGACAGTCAGCGATTTAATAATCTGTATCCAGGATTCTACACGATTTATGTACGAGATAAAAACGGTTGTGGAACTGTATCAATGGATGCTGTCATCATAGGTGGTCCTCCTTATTTTACTCCTAATCAAGATGGGTATCACGATACTTGGCAAGTCATTGCAATAGAAACCATTCCTGATGCGAGTATTTATATTTTTGACCGTCACGGTAAATTATTGAAACAAGTAAGCGCTACGGGTCAAGGATGGGATGGAACTTATAATGGAGCTCCTATGCCATCCAGTGATTACTGGTACTTGGTAGAATTAGCTGACGGGCGTAGTTTTAAAGGCCACTTTGCTTTAAAGCGATAA
- a CDS encoding SAM-dependent methyltransferase has product MEEKGKLFLIPVTLGDISPLEVLPLSVKKVVGMVDHYIVENEKTARKFIKSIYPSKSQPSLQFSTINKFTEKSELPAFLQACLEGKNMGLMSEAGVPGIADPGADVIAIAHEKGIRVQPLVGPSSILMAMMSSGLNGQNFAFNGYLPIDKQERRKKIKELESSSIKNQQSQSFIETPYRNNKMLEELLLSLSGNTKVCIACDISLPTEFIKTLTVDLWKKQIPELHKRPAIFIIQG; this is encoded by the coding sequence ATGGAAGAAAAAGGTAAATTATTTCTGATACCAGTAACCTTAGGAGACATAAGTCCTTTAGAGGTATTGCCGCTATCTGTAAAAAAGGTTGTAGGAATGGTCGATCATTATATTGTAGAAAATGAAAAAACAGCTAGAAAATTTATAAAGAGTATTTACCCTTCTAAATCACAACCTTCTTTACAGTTCTCCACCATCAATAAATTTACGGAAAAAAGCGAATTACCAGCCTTTCTGCAAGCTTGCTTAGAAGGTAAAAACATGGGACTTATGAGTGAAGCAGGCGTTCCTGGAATTGCAGATCCTGGTGCCGATGTTATTGCGATCGCTCATGAAAAAGGAATACGAGTACAACCCCTTGTTGGCCCTAGCTCCATTCTTATGGCCATGATGTCCAGTGGTTTAAACGGTCAGAATTTTGCCTTTAACGGGTACTTGCCTATAGATAAGCAAGAACGACGTAAAAAAATAAAAGAACTTGAAAGTAGTTCTATAAAAAACCAGCAATCCCAATCGTTTATAGAAACACCTTATCGCAATAACAAAATGCTAGAAGAGCTGCTCTTGTCCTTATCTGGAAACACAAAAGTATGCATCGCTTGCGATATCAGTTTACCCACAGAGTTTATAAAAACGCTGACCGTAGATCTGTGGAAAAAGCAAATTCCAGAACTTCATAAAAGGCCAGCGATTTTTATAATTCAAGGATAA
- a CDS encoding exonuclease domain-containing protein — MYAIVDVETTGGKYNEEGITEVAIYKFDGHEIVDQFASLVNPEKEIQPFVVKLTGINNAMLKRAPKFYEVAKRIIEITEGVTLVAHNADFDHRMLRLEFDRLGFDYMRPTLCTVELAQSLLPEQQSFNLGKLTKALGIPITDRHRATGDALATVKLFQLLLQKDVDKKIISQSLKYFKPLKIEANLKVILESVPNTTGVFYIYNSSREIIYIGKSKNIKKRVTQLFTGSNKKSKEIQKQVADVTFEKTGNELISILKEFIEVRKHEPILNGKIKRTNFSHGLYIHVDKQDQPTLQVKSAVKDPNYILSFSSSKSGTNFLEKQEEENKSPQAIITEIKEKYSILGKSKIIVDRGREASERSVILIEEGKVIGYAFVSLRIQMTDASMLKSLLTPIDGGKQVTHIISSYLRHKRVHQIIDL, encoded by the coding sequence TTGTACGCAATAGTAGATGTAGAAACCACCGGTGGAAAGTATAATGAAGAGGGTATTACTGAGGTCGCCATCTATAAATTTGACGGTCATGAAATAGTAGATCAGTTTGCAAGCTTAGTAAATCCAGAAAAAGAAATTCAGCCGTTTGTGGTAAAACTTACTGGAATTAATAACGCGATGTTAAAACGCGCTCCTAAATTCTATGAAGTAGCAAAAAGAATTATAGAAATTACCGAAGGGGTCACCCTAGTGGCACATAATGCCGATTTTGATCACCGTATGTTGCGATTAGAGTTTGACAGGTTAGGCTTTGATTACATGCGCCCGACACTTTGCACAGTAGAATTAGCACAGAGCCTTCTACCAGAACAACAAAGTTTTAATCTAGGCAAACTGACTAAAGCATTAGGAATTCCTATTACCGATAGACATAGAGCCACCGGTGACGCACTTGCTACCGTGAAATTGTTTCAATTATTACTTCAAAAAGATGTCGATAAAAAGATCATTTCTCAAAGTTTAAAATATTTCAAACCTTTAAAAATAGAGGCAAATCTTAAAGTAATCTTGGAAAGCGTTCCCAACACTACAGGAGTATTTTACATCTATAACTCCAGTAGAGAGATTATTTATATAGGAAAAAGTAAAAATATAAAGAAGAGAGTAACCCAACTCTTTACCGGTTCTAATAAAAAATCTAAAGAAATTCAAAAGCAAGTAGCCGATGTTACTTTTGAAAAAACTGGAAATGAATTAATTTCCATCCTAAAGGAATTTATAGAAGTTAGAAAGCACGAACCTATTTTGAATGGTAAGATTAAAAGAACTAATTTCTCACATGGATTATATATACATGTAGATAAGCAAGATCAACCGACGCTTCAGGTAAAGTCTGCTGTAAAGGATCCTAATTATATACTTAGCTTTTCTTCTTCAAAATCTGGAACTAATTTTTTAGAAAAGCAAGAAGAAGAAAATAAATCTCCTCAAGCTATTATTACTGAAATAAAAGAAAAGTATAGCATCTTAGGGAAAAGTAAGATCATAGTGGATCGAGGTCGCGAGGCAAGCGAGCGCAGTGTCATTCTCATAGAAGAAGGAAAAGTCATTGGCTATGCATTTGTTAGTCTAAGAATACAAATGACAGATGCTTCCATGCTCAAAAGCCTATTAACTCCTATTGACGGAGGTAAGCAAGTGACTCATATTATAAGCAGTTACTTAAGGCATAAAAGAGTCCACCAAATAATTGATTTATAA
- a CDS encoding AMP-dependent synthetase/ligase — translation MQYKRLFDFPHYQLETFPREDALVSKVNGEWIKTSTQSFVEQANAVSRGLLRLGVQKNDKIAIISTTNRTEWNIMDIGIMQTGAQDVPIYPTISEEDYAYVLNHSESKYVFVSDKEVYDKVMKIKDQVASLIEVYSFEDISGCKSWKDLKELGKDDSNQPALEDIMASIDVEDLATLIYTSGTTGRPKGVMLSHKNISSNAMTSAGRLPLELGESKALSFLPVCHIYERMLQYMYTYTGTGIYFAESLETISDNLKEISPEVMSAVPRLLEKVYDKIITKGSDLTGIKKKLFFWAVELGLEWEPYGANGWWYEKKLGLAKKIIFSKWQEALGGNLKAIASGSAALQPRLARVFNAAGVPVMEGYGLTETSPVISVNDMRDGGFKIGTVGKMLADTDVIIAADGEIMINGPQRMMGYYKDEEKTKEAIDENGYFHTGDIGEIDSEGFLKITDRKKEMFKTSGGKYVAPQLIENMMKQSRFIEQIMVIGEGEKMPAAFIQPNFQFLTDWAKHKGIAFENWKDLCSNERVIARYQREVEEHNQKFGKWERVKTFELTPEEWTIQAEHLTPTLKLKRRNIKARYQDLYIKIYGSKI, via the coding sequence ATGCAGTATAAAAGACTTTTTGATTTCCCTCATTATCAGCTAGAAACATTCCCTCGTGAAGATGCACTAGTTTCAAAAGTAAATGGTGAATGGATAAAAACTTCTACGCAGTCCTTTGTAGAGCAGGCAAATGCCGTCTCTAGAGGTCTTTTGAGATTAGGAGTTCAGAAGAATGATAAAATAGCTATCATTTCTACCACTAACAGAACCGAGTGGAACATTATGGACATAGGAATTATGCAAACTGGAGCCCAGGATGTACCTATCTATCCAACTATTTCTGAAGAAGATTATGCTTACGTCTTGAACCACAGTGAATCAAAATATGTTTTTGTTTCAGACAAAGAGGTTTATGATAAAGTCATGAAAATTAAAGATCAAGTGGCTTCTTTAATAGAGGTGTATTCCTTTGAAGACATTTCAGGATGTAAAAGCTGGAAAGATCTTAAAGAATTAGGAAAAGACGATAGCAATCAACCAGCGTTAGAAGATATCATGGCTTCTATTGATGTAGAAGATCTTGCTACCTTAATCTATACTTCTGGAACAACTGGACGCCCTAAAGGTGTGATGCTATCTCATAAAAATATTTCTAGTAACGCCATGACTAGTGCTGGCAGGTTACCTCTAGAATTAGGTGAGTCAAAAGCTTTAAGTTTTTTACCCGTTTGTCATATATACGAGCGCATGCTTCAATATATGTACACCTACACAGGTACTGGGATTTATTTTGCAGAGTCACTTGAAACCATTTCAGATAACCTAAAAGAAATCTCTCCTGAGGTAATGAGCGCTGTACCTAGATTATTAGAAAAGGTATATGATAAAATAATAACAAAAGGGAGTGATCTTACCGGTATAAAGAAAAAACTATTCTTTTGGGCTGTTGAACTAGGTCTCGAATGGGAACCTTACGGGGCAAACGGATGGTGGTACGAGAAAAAACTAGGTCTGGCAAAGAAAATAATCTTTTCTAAATGGCAAGAAGCTCTAGGCGGTAATTTAAAAGCTATTGCCAGTGGTAGTGCAGCTTTACAGCCTAGATTAGCAAGAGTATTTAATGCTGCGGGAGTTCCTGTAATGGAAGGTTATGGACTTACTGAAACAAGTCCCGTAATTTCTGTTAATGATATGAGAGATGGTGGTTTTAAAATTGGCACCGTAGGTAAAATGCTAGCAGATACCGATGTCATCATCGCTGCAGATGGAGAAATTATGATAAATGGACCGCAACGCATGATGGGTTATTATAAGGATGAAGAAAAAACAAAAGAAGCAATTGATGAAAATGGTTATTTCCATACGGGAGATATAGGTGAAATTGATTCTGAAGGCTTCCTTAAAATTACAGATCGTAAAAAAGAAATGTTTAAAACTTCTGGCGGGAAATATGTGGCACCACAACTAATTGAAAATATGATGAAACAAAGTCGTTTTATCGAACAGATTATGGTGATAGGTGAAGGAGAAAAAATGCCTGCAGCCTTTATACAGCCTAACTTTCAATTCCTTACTGATTGGGCAAAACACAAAGGAATTGCTTTTGAAAATTGGAAAGATTTGTGTAGCAATGAAAGAGTCATCGCTAGATATCAAAGAGAAGTCGAAGAACACAACCAGAAATTTGGAAAATGGGAACGTGTTAAAACCTTTGAACTCACTCCAGAAGAGTGGACCATCCAGGCAGAACACCTCACTCCTACTCTAAAATTAAAACGCAGAAATATTAAAGCACGCTACCAAGATCTTTACATCAAGATCTATGGTTCAAAGATTTAA
- the clpB gene encoding ATP-dependent chaperone ClpB has product MDPNKLTIKSQEALQKAQQLVQEYGQQQIENAHLFLAITMVDENVLPFLFKKLHVKLDLVLRLIKSQIDSLPKVEGGELQMSRETNRVLNAAMTLATKMNDEYVSIEHLLLSIFDGKSKTAQLLKDQGISKKNLELAIEELRNGNNVSSQSAEETYNSLNKYAKNLNQLADQGKLDPVIGRDEEIRRILQILSRRTKNNPILVGEPGVGKTAIAEGLAHRIVAGDVPDNLKDKQIFSLDMGALIAGAKYKGEFEERLKAVIKEVTTSAGNIVLFIDEIHTLVGAGGGQGAMDAANILKPALARGELRAIGATTLDEYQKYFEKDKALERRFQKVMVDEPDTESAISILRGIKDKYETHHKVQIKDEAIIGAVELSQRYITNRFLPDKAIDLMDEAAAKLRMEINSKPEELDVLDRKIMQLEIEHEAIKRENDESKLKNLRSELANLKESRNELNAQWENEKSVVDNIQNAKTDIENYKLEAERAERDGDYGKVAELRYGKIKQAQEELDKLLADMEANDNSNNLIQEEVTYEDIAEVVAKWTGIPVTKMLQSDREKLLKLEDELHHRVVGQKEAIQAVSDAVRRSRAGLQDQKKPVGSFLFLGTTGVGKTELAKALAEFLFNDENSMTRIDMSEYQERHSVSRLVGAPPGYVGYDEGGQLTEAVRRKPYSVVLLDEIEKAHPDTFNILLQVLDEGRLTDNKGRVADFKNTIIIMTSNMGSDIIQENFDNYQSDLATLTETTKKEVLAVLKQRVRPEFINRIDDIVMFTPLNESEIKEIVSLQFKGITKLLEGQGIVIDATEQAIELLAKKGYDPQYGARPVKRVIQKDVLNELSKQILSGNISADSIVLIDAFENELVFINQTNNVDV; this is encoded by the coding sequence ATGGATCCAAATAAACTGACTATAAAATCGCAAGAAGCGCTTCAAAAAGCGCAACAACTGGTACAAGAGTATGGCCAGCAACAAATAGAGAACGCGCATTTATTTCTCGCAATAACTATGGTAGATGAAAATGTGCTGCCTTTTTTATTTAAAAAACTTCATGTAAAATTAGATCTGGTCTTAAGGTTAATTAAAAGTCAGATTGATTCCCTACCTAAAGTTGAAGGTGGTGAGTTGCAAATGTCTCGGGAAACTAATAGGGTATTAAATGCAGCCATGACCCTTGCTACAAAGATGAACGATGAGTACGTGAGTATTGAGCACCTGCTCTTATCTATATTTGATGGAAAGTCAAAGACGGCACAGCTGTTAAAGGATCAAGGAATTTCTAAGAAAAACCTAGAATTAGCTATTGAAGAATTGAGAAATGGAAATAACGTTTCTTCTCAAAGTGCCGAAGAAACTTATAACAGCCTTAATAAATACGCAAAAAACCTCAATCAGCTAGCAGATCAAGGGAAACTTGACCCTGTCATAGGTCGAGATGAAGAAATACGCCGCATTTTACAAATCCTTTCTAGACGTACTAAAAACAACCCTATACTTGTTGGAGAGCCTGGTGTTGGTAAAACTGCCATTGCCGAAGGCCTCGCACATCGTATAGTGGCTGGTGATGTTCCTGACAATCTTAAAGACAAGCAAATTTTTTCTCTGGATATGGGAGCGCTTATTGCAGGAGCCAAATACAAAGGAGAGTTTGAAGAGCGTTTAAAGGCTGTTATAAAAGAAGTAACTACTAGTGCCGGCAACATTGTTCTTTTTATTGATGAAATCCATACGCTGGTTGGAGCTGGTGGCGGCCAAGGCGCAATGGATGCCGCAAATATTTTAAAACCCGCTCTTGCTCGTGGTGAGCTGAGAGCAATAGGCGCAACTACTTTAGACGAATACCAAAAGTATTTTGAAAAAGACAAAGCTTTGGAACGTCGCTTTCAAAAAGTAATGGTCGATGAGCCAGATACAGAAAGTGCCATCTCTATCTTAAGAGGGATTAAAGATAAATATGAAACACATCATAAAGTACAAATCAAAGATGAGGCGATTATAGGTGCTGTAGAATTATCACAGCGCTATATTACCAATAGGTTTTTACCAGATAAAGCCATTGACCTTATGGATGAGGCAGCGGCAAAATTGCGTATGGAAATCAATTCAAAGCCTGAAGAACTCGATGTGCTGGATCGCAAAATCATGCAGTTAGAAATTGAACACGAAGCAATTAAAAGAGAAAATGACGAGTCTAAACTAAAGAATCTAAGATCCGAACTGGCTAATCTTAAAGAATCTCGCAACGAACTCAACGCGCAATGGGAAAATGAAAAAAGCGTAGTCGATAATATCCAAAACGCAAAAACAGATATCGAAAACTACAAACTCGAAGCGGAACGCGCCGAGCGGGATGGAGATTATGGAAAAGTAGCAGAGTTGCGTTATGGAAAAATCAAACAAGCCCAAGAAGAACTGGACAAGTTGCTCGCAGATATGGAAGCAAATGACAATTCTAACAACTTGATTCAAGAAGAAGTAACTTATGAAGACATCGCTGAAGTCGTTGCTAAATGGACTGGAATTCCAGTTACTAAAATGCTTCAAAGTGACCGCGAGAAACTTTTAAAACTAGAAGACGAGCTTCACCATAGGGTTGTAGGGCAAAAAGAAGCCATACAAGCTGTAAGCGACGCTGTAAGAAGAAGTCGCGCAGGTTTACAAGATCAGAAAAAACCCGTTGGTTCATTTCTTTTTTTAGGAACTACGGGAGTTGGTAAAACAGAACTTGCCAAAGCACTAGCAGAATTCCTTTTTAACGATGAAAATTCTATGACGCGTATTGATATGAGTGAATATCAAGAACGTCATAGCGTAAGTCGATTAGTCGGTGCTCCTCCGGGGTATGTAGGTTATGATGAAGGTGGACAACTTACAGAAGCAGTACGCAGAAAGCCTTATAGCGTCGTACTACTAGATGAAATTGAAAAGGCTCATCCAGATACGTTCAATATTTTGTTGCAAGTGCTCGATGAAGGAAGGTTGACAGACAATAAAGGTCGTGTAGCAGATTTTAAGAACACGATTATTATCATGACTTCTAATATGGGATCAGATATCATACAGGAAAATTTTGATAATTACCAAAGTGATTTGGCGACACTAACTGAAACGACTAAAAAAGAAGTCCTTGCGGTTTTAAAACAACGCGTGCGTCCAGAATTCATCAACCGTATTGATGATATTGTTATGTTCACACCTCTCAATGAATCTGAAATCAAGGAAATAGTAAGTTTACAATTTAAAGGGATTACTAAATTACTTGAAGGACAAGGGATTGTTATTGACGCAACAGAGCAGGCTATTGAGTTATTGGCAAAGAAAGGTTATGACCCGCAGTACGGAGCGAGACCGGTAAAGCGAGTGATTCAAAAAGATGTTCTCAACGAACTCTCCAAACAGATATTATCTGGTAACATATCTGCAGATAGTATTGTTCTCATAGACGCTTTTGAAAACGAATTGGTTTTTATAAACCAAACGAACAATGTAGATGTATAA